A DNA window from Stigmatella aurantiaca contains the following coding sequences:
- a CDS encoding AraC family transcriptional regulator, which translates to MPSHSCEPLPPLEQFLNHRLPVWVGRYGGASAKAAPRKLTNTHSYAVIVLLTRGHSHVRHTGELVLRAGDVHLIPPGDPHGHAHFRDAQGWALAFHPEAFPSEEGWGQERGLKLGPLLRVREGCHPVLRPSLPQRRRLERWMRLIEQELLQGDRGHAEACAALLRLVLVELERIATPAAVPEPPSLSLVRQALTYIEAHCLQPLSLASVARALGRSGPHVASTVRQGTGRTVGEWILEYRMAEARRRLRGTDERVDIIAERVGYADVTHFIRLFRRLHGLTPAAWRRNATAGYTLPS; encoded by the coding sequence ATGCCGTCCCACTCCTGTGAGCCTTTGCCTCCGCTGGAGCAGTTCCTGAACCATCGGCTCCCGGTCTGGGTGGGACGGTATGGCGGGGCGTCCGCCAAAGCCGCTCCGCGCAAGCTCACCAATACGCATTCCTATGCGGTCATCGTGCTCCTCACCCGGGGACACTCCCACGTGCGGCACACCGGCGAGCTGGTGCTCCGGGCGGGGGATGTGCACCTCATTCCTCCGGGAGATCCGCATGGCCATGCGCACTTCCGGGATGCCCAGGGCTGGGCCCTCGCCTTCCACCCCGAGGCCTTTCCTTCCGAGGAGGGGTGGGGCCAAGAGCGGGGCCTGAAGCTGGGCCCGCTGCTGCGGGTCCGCGAGGGATGCCACCCGGTCTTGAGGCCTTCCCTTCCCCAGCGCCGGCGCCTGGAGCGGTGGATGCGGCTCATCGAGCAGGAGCTGCTCCAGGGCGACCGGGGCCACGCGGAGGCCTGCGCGGCGCTCTTGCGGCTGGTGCTCGTCGAGCTGGAGCGGATCGCCACCCCGGCCGCCGTCCCCGAGCCGCCCAGCTTGAGCCTCGTGCGCCAGGCGCTCACCTATATCGAGGCGCACTGCCTCCAGCCGCTGTCGCTCGCGAGCGTGGCGCGGGCGCTGGGGCGCTCGGGCCCCCACGTGGCCAGCACCGTGCGGCAGGGCACGGGGCGCACGGTGGGCGAGTGGATCCTCGAATACCGCATGGCCGAGGCCCGGCGGCGGCTCCGGGGCACGGACGAGCGGGTGGACATCATCGCCGAGCGGGTGGGCTACGCGGACGTGACGCACTTCATCCGCCTGTTCCGGCGCCTGCACGGCCTCACCCCGGCGGCCTGGCGGCGCAACGCCACCGCCGGGTATACCCTGCCCTCATGA
- a CDS encoding DUF5107 domain-containing protein, producing the protein MSPVSVRRATVELPTYAPLAPDRNPMFLEKRVYQGSSGRIYPLPFIDRIAEEPALRPWEAVFLENEFLQLMLLPQLGGRIHRAVDKTHGFDLIYYQPVIKPTLVGLAGPWISGGIEFNWPQHHRPSTFMPADVHVEQEPDGAITVWMSEHDPMARMKGMHGVRLRPGSAVLELRVRVYNRTADVQTFLWWANVAVRVHERYQSFFPPDVSSVADHAKRAMSTYPRALGHYYGVDYAARARKGVPAQERPQRYPPDAADGFTPPSPDDLSWYANIPVPTSYMCMGTKEDFFGGYDHRARAGIVHVADHHIAPGKKQWTWGNHEFGYAWDRLLTDPDANGEYAPYIELMAGVFTDNQPDFSFLQPGETKTWSQSWYPIREVGPVQQANLDAAVHLSLQGTDVQVGVAAPAPLSGVQIRLEASGRVLKRWTRELGPDRPFTAVAALPEGTRWEALTLSVRTKEGRELVRYTPPPPTRAVLPEAATEPPLPSHIESADELYLTGVHLEQYRHATRAPEAYWREALRRDAGDSRCHTALGRWHLRRGELAEAETHLRAAVARLTARNPNPSEGEAHYQLGRCLRLRAWESGEDAVRRDAEEAFHKAAWNQAWRGASALALAELACQRQDWRAALVQAEESLRLDAQQLRARDLRALILRQLGRDAEASEALAETLRMDPLDWWARDLLGETLACDNQVRLDLAWDYAHAGFYGQARRVLEQAPPAGDGTAPLIAYTRAFFHEREGQTQAAKRLRHAAREADPAYCFPARLEELFVLRAAVRAEPADARAPFFLGHLLYDRRRHEEAIACWERAGRQEPGNAIAWRNLGIAYYNVRKQPTRARTAYEKAFRANPGDARLLFERDQLWKRLGVAPRRRLRELQRHLSLVRLRDDLSIELCALYNQTGQAAKAQEILASRRFQPWEGGEGLVLGQHVRTHLLLGRAALAAGHAEKARKLFEVAGSAPAHLGEARHLLANPGELGFWMGEALAAKGDRAGARRAWQAAASFRGDFQQMAVQPFSEMTYWSALAYARLGKKAESKRLLKGLLAHAQALAWKPAAIDYFATSLPAMLLFDEDLAFQQETAALFLEAQALSGLGQNARARKLLTEVLRREPSHALAQDLLGEWGQ; encoded by the coding sequence ATGAGCCCCGTCTCCGTCCGCCGCGCCACCGTCGAGCTGCCCACCTACGCGCCCCTGGCGCCTGACCGCAATCCGATGTTCCTGGAGAAGCGCGTCTACCAGGGCTCCAGCGGCCGCATCTATCCGCTGCCCTTCATCGACCGGATCGCCGAGGAGCCCGCTCTCCGGCCGTGGGAGGCGGTGTTCCTGGAGAACGAGTTCCTGCAGCTCATGCTGTTGCCTCAGTTGGGCGGCCGCATCCACCGGGCCGTCGACAAGACGCACGGCTTCGACCTGATCTACTACCAGCCGGTCATCAAGCCGACGCTCGTGGGGCTGGCGGGCCCGTGGATCAGCGGCGGCATCGAGTTCAACTGGCCCCAGCACCACCGCCCCTCCACGTTCATGCCGGCCGATGTCCACGTGGAGCAGGAGCCGGACGGCGCCATCACCGTCTGGATGTCGGAGCACGACCCGATGGCCCGCATGAAGGGCATGCACGGCGTGCGGCTCCGGCCCGGCAGCGCGGTGCTGGAACTCCGGGTGCGCGTCTACAACCGCACCGCCGATGTCCAGACGTTCCTCTGGTGGGCCAACGTCGCCGTCCGGGTCCACGAGCGCTACCAGTCCTTCTTCCCGCCGGACGTCTCCTCCGTGGCGGACCATGCCAAGCGGGCCATGAGCACCTACCCGCGTGCCTTGGGCCACTACTACGGCGTGGACTACGCGGCGCGGGCGCGGAAGGGGGTTCCCGCGCAGGAGCGGCCCCAGCGCTACCCGCCCGATGCCGCCGATGGCTTCACGCCGCCCTCCCCGGATGACCTGTCCTGGTACGCCAACATCCCCGTGCCCACCTCGTACATGTGCATGGGGACGAAGGAGGACTTCTTCGGCGGCTATGACCACCGCGCCCGCGCGGGCATCGTTCACGTGGCGGACCACCACATCGCGCCCGGGAAGAAGCAGTGGACCTGGGGCAACCACGAGTTCGGGTATGCGTGGGACCGGCTGCTCACGGATCCGGACGCGAACGGAGAATATGCCCCGTACATCGAGCTGATGGCGGGAGTCTTCACCGACAACCAGCCCGACTTCTCCTTCCTCCAGCCCGGGGAGACCAAGACCTGGAGCCAGTCCTGGTATCCGATCCGCGAGGTGGGCCCGGTGCAGCAGGCCAACCTCGATGCGGCCGTCCACCTGTCGCTCCAGGGCACGGATGTGCAGGTGGGGGTGGCGGCTCCGGCTCCGCTGTCCGGCGTGCAGATCCGGTTGGAGGCCTCGGGGCGCGTGCTGAAGCGGTGGACGCGGGAGCTGGGGCCGGATCGGCCTTTCACCGCCGTGGCCGCACTGCCCGAGGGCACCCGGTGGGAGGCGCTCACGCTCTCCGTCCGGACGAAGGAGGGCCGGGAGCTGGTGCGCTACACCCCGCCCCCGCCCACCCGGGCCGTGCTGCCCGAGGCCGCCACGGAGCCGCCCCTTCCCAGCCACATCGAGAGCGCGGACGAGCTGTACCTGACCGGCGTGCACCTGGAGCAGTACCGGCATGCCACGCGCGCGCCGGAGGCCTACTGGCGCGAGGCGCTCCGGCGCGATGCCGGGGATTCCCGCTGCCACACGGCGCTGGGCCGCTGGCACCTGCGGCGGGGCGAGCTGGCCGAGGCCGAGACGCACCTGCGCGCTGCCGTGGCCCGGCTCACCGCGCGCAATCCCAACCCCTCCGAAGGGGAGGCTCATTACCAACTGGGCCGGTGTCTGCGCCTGCGTGCCTGGGAGTCCGGAGAGGACGCCGTGCGGCGCGACGCGGAGGAGGCGTTCCACAAAGCGGCCTGGAATCAGGCGTGGCGTGGGGCATCCGCGCTGGCCCTGGCGGAGCTGGCCTGTCAGCGCCAGGACTGGCGTGCCGCGCTGGTGCAGGCCGAGGAGTCCCTGCGTCTGGATGCCCAGCAGCTCCGGGCGAGGGACTTGCGAGCGTTGATTCTCCGCCAGCTCGGGCGGGACGCGGAGGCTTCCGAGGCGCTGGCCGAAACGCTCCGGATGGACCCGCTCGACTGGTGGGCGCGGGACCTACTGGGCGAGACGCTGGCGTGTGACAACCAGGTCCGGTTGGATCTCGCCTGGGATTACGCCCACGCTGGCTTCTACGGGCAGGCGCGCCGTGTGCTCGAACAGGCGCCCCCGGCGGGCGATGGGACGGCACCCCTTATCGCATACACCCGCGCGTTCTTTCATGAGAGGGAGGGCCAGACCCAGGCCGCCAAACGCTTGCGCCACGCCGCCCGTGAGGCCGATCCGGCGTATTGCTTTCCCGCACGTCTGGAGGAGTTGTTCGTGCTGCGTGCGGCGGTCCGGGCAGAGCCCGCCGATGCCCGCGCGCCGTTCTTCCTGGGCCACCTCCTCTATGACCGGCGCCGTCACGAGGAGGCCATCGCCTGCTGGGAGCGTGCGGGGCGCCAGGAGCCCGGCAATGCCATTGCCTGGCGCAACCTGGGTATTGCCTATTACAACGTCCGCAAGCAGCCCACCCGCGCCCGCACCGCGTATGAGAAAGCTTTCCGGGCCAACCCCGGTGATGCCCGGCTGCTCTTCGAGAGGGACCAGCTGTGGAAGCGCCTAGGCGTCGCGCCCCGGCGCCGCTTGCGAGAGCTTCAGCGGCACCTGTCCCTCGTGCGCCTGAGGGATGATCTCTCCATCGAGCTGTGCGCGCTCTATAACCAGACAGGACAGGCCGCGAAGGCGCAGGAGATCCTCGCCTCGCGCAGGTTCCAACCCTGGGAGGGGGGAGAAGGGCTGGTCCTGGGACAGCATGTGCGCACCCACCTCCTGCTGGGCCGGGCCGCGCTGGCCGCCGGGCATGCGGAGAAGGCCCGGAAGCTCTTCGAGGTGGCCGGCTCCGCGCCTGCCCACCTGGGAGAAGCCCGGCACCTCCTGGCGAACCCGGGCGAGCTCGGCTTCTGGATGGGAGAGGCGCTCGCAGCCAAGGGAGACCGGGCCGGGGCCCGGCGCGCGTGGCAAGCGGCGGCTTCCTTCCGGGGCGACTTCCAGCAGATGGCCGTTCAGCCATTCTCGGAGATGACCTACTGGTCCGCGCTCGCGTATGCGCGGCTGGGGAAGAAGGCCGAGTCGAAGCGCCTGCTCAAGGGACTGCTGGCGCATGCGCAGGCGCTGGCGTGGAAGCCCGCGGCGATTGATTACTTCGCCACCTCGCTTCCCGCGATGCTGCTGTTCGACGAGGACCTGGCCTTTCAGCAGGAAACGGCGGCCTTGTTCCTCGAAGCGCAGGCCCTCTCAGGGCTTGGCCAGAACGCGCGCGCCCGCAAGCTTTTGACCGAAGTGCTTCGCCGCGAGCCAAGCCACGCGCTCGCTCAGGATTTGCTCGGCGAATGGGGGCAGTGA
- the dapE gene encoding succinyl-diaminopimelate desuccinylase — MSQLAARLAQSTLSLCRIASPIGDEGPLADHVERWALERFPRDEVFRVGHSLYVGRLEDPRPTVALVGHLDTVPGHPSNKEARLEGERVFGLGASDMKGGLAVMMALAEDLPLRELPVNLGLILYEREEGPYVESGLGPLFDAYPALRKIRFGIAMEPTDGLVQVGCVGTLHATLKFTGRNAHSARPWQGENAIHKAGPLLTELLGRQRVEVMHAGFPFYEVMSVTMASGGRARNVVPDSLELNLNYRFAPGRSVVQAQEDVMALVAGRAEVSFTDLSPSGRVCADNALYRQLLALTGLPAASKQAWTDVARFGEWGVDAVNYGPGETAQAHQANESAPIPALAEAYEKLSAFLRGARPAL, encoded by the coding sequence ATGTCCCAGCTTGCCGCGCGTCTTGCCCAGTCCACGCTCTCGCTGTGCCGTATCGCCAGCCCCATCGGAGACGAGGGGCCCCTCGCGGATCACGTGGAGCGGTGGGCGCTGGAGCGCTTCCCCCGCGACGAGGTGTTCCGGGTAGGGCACTCGCTGTACGTCGGGCGCCTGGAAGACCCCCGGCCCACGGTCGCGCTGGTGGGGCACCTGGACACCGTGCCCGGGCACCCGAGCAACAAGGAGGCGCGGCTCGAGGGCGAGCGGGTGTTCGGGCTGGGCGCCTCGGACATGAAGGGCGGCCTGGCGGTGATGATGGCGCTGGCGGAGGACCTGCCCCTGCGCGAGCTGCCGGTGAACCTCGGGCTCATCCTCTATGAGCGCGAGGAGGGGCCCTATGTGGAGAGCGGGCTGGGCCCGCTGTTCGACGCGTACCCGGCGCTGCGGAAGATCCGCTTCGGCATCGCCATGGAGCCCACGGACGGGCTGGTGCAGGTGGGATGCGTGGGAACGCTGCACGCCACGCTGAAGTTCACGGGGCGTAACGCGCACTCGGCGCGGCCGTGGCAGGGCGAGAACGCCATTCACAAGGCGGGGCCCCTGCTCACGGAGCTGCTCGGGCGCCAGCGCGTGGAGGTGATGCACGCCGGCTTCCCCTTCTACGAGGTGATGAGCGTGACAATGGCGAGCGGGGGCCGCGCGCGCAACGTGGTGCCGGACTCGCTGGAGCTGAACCTCAACTACCGCTTCGCCCCGGGCCGCTCCGTCGTCCAAGCGCAGGAAGACGTGATGGCGCTGGTGGCGGGGCGGGCGGAGGTGAGCTTCACGGACCTTTCTCCCAGTGGCCGTGTGTGCGCGGACAACGCCCTGTACCGCCAGCTCCTGGCGCTGACGGGGCTGCCCGCGGCCTCGAAGCAGGCCTGGACGGATGTGGCCCGGTTCGGGGAGTGGGGCGTGGACGCGGTGAACTACGGCCCCGGGGAGACGGCCCAGGCCCACCAGGCCAACGAGAGCGCGCCCATTCCGGCGCTGGCCGAGGCCTACGAGAAGCTCTCCGCGTTCCTCCGGGGCGCCCGGCCCGCGCTGTAG